One Patescibacteria group bacterium DNA segment encodes these proteins:
- the mltG gene encoding endolytic transglycosylase MltG: MKTKYWWLISGVVAGILILGGGYYVWLAPAGSSQQPKQFVVQSGEGIGIIAEHLQKENLIKSAWGFKLYLKLTGQIIVQPGTYELSPAQSLPKIANLIASGSTSNVTLTIPEGFTLEQIAEEVAQKNIATKEEFLKIANDFPPDYDFLKARPAGKSLEGFLFPDTYKLIKGDPTLAIRRMLDNFSTKYHSEIQPDLGDQDLYKILIIASLVEREAQKTEDRPMIAGVIYNRLKIGMKLDIDATVRFIINNWKDPLTRADLTVDSLYNTRQHAGLPPGPICNPGLAAIEAALHPAEHKYYYYLTDPEGVTHYAKTLAEHNQNKVEYLL; this comes from the coding sequence ATGAAGACTAAATATTGGTGGCTAATTAGTGGCGTGGTGGCCGGCATCCTGATCTTGGGGGGCGGTTATTATGTTTGGTTGGCCCCAGCTGGTTCTAGCCAGCAACCTAAGCAGTTTGTGGTGCAGTCTGGCGAGGGCATTGGCATCATTGCCGAACACTTGCAGAAAGAGAATTTGATTAAATCTGCCTGGGGTTTTAAATTATATCTCAAACTAACCGGGCAGATCATTGTGCAGCCCGGCACTTATGAGTTGTCCCCCGCTCAAAGTTTGCCCAAAATAGCTAATTTGATTGCTAGCGGCTCGACTTCTAATGTAACCCTGACTATTCCGGAAGGATTTACTTTAGAGCAGATTGCCGAAGAAGTTGCCCAAAAGAATATTGCCACTAAAGAAGAGTTCTTAAAAATTGCCAATGATTTTCCGCCAGATTATGATTTTCTGAAAGCGCGGCCGGCTGGGAAATCTTTGGAAGGATTTTTGTTTCCCGATACCTACAAGCTAATCAAAGGCGATCCCACTTTAGCAATCCGGCGGATGCTGGATAATTTTTCGACTAAATATCATTCCGAGATCCAGCCGGATTTGGGCGACCAGGATTTGTATAAAATATTGATCATAGCCTCATTAGTTGAACGCGAAGCCCAAAAAACCGAAGACCGCCCGATGATTGCCGGAGTGATTTATAATCGGCTGAAGATCGGGATGAAATTAGATATCGATGCCACGGTGCGTTTCATTATTAATAATTGGAAGGATCCCCTGACACGAGCCGATCTCACGGTCGATTCGCTCTACAATACCCGCCAACATGCGGGGTTGCCTCCGGGGCCGATCTGCAATCCTGGTCTGGCAGCGATCGAAGCGGCGTTGCATCCCGCCGAGCACAAATATTATTACTATCTGACTGATCCGGAAGGGGTAACCCATTACGCTAAAACTTTGGCGGAACATAATCAAAACAAAGTCGAATATTTATTATAG